The DNA region GGTGATGGGCAAAAGCCTGCACATCCATCCGCTCACCATCATCGTGTTGCTGTTGGTGGCCGGGAGTCTGGCCGGATTCCTCGGGCTCCTGCTGGCAGTGCCGGCCTATGCCGTGGCCAAAGTGATCATCAGCCACTTCTGGCGTCTGTACCGGTTGCGAATGAGGGAGAAACCGACGACTTGAACGGTCACCGTCGGTCAGGATCGCTCTCCTTGTCCGGACGTTGTTCACAAAAATTCTCAAACCATCATGACCGGGGCTGTCGGGCGCATTTTTGACATGGCGCCGGCTCCCCGGCTGATGGACATCGCATGCGAAGACCTTTCGAGGTCTTTTTTTGTGCCAAGAAAGTCATTTCATATAATGGTTGTATTTGTTATGATAATTATTGATTTTTTTAGATGAAGTATTTTTCAAGGAGAGCGGAACGATGGACGACAAAGTTCAAGAACATGTTCCTCTGGAACAGGAAAAGGATCCCTTGAACCAGGATGCGGAAGAAATGTTGGAGAACGAGCCGGTCATCCCGTCCAGAAAAACGAAAGAAGAATCGCAGGCGAATCAGCGCAAAAAGAGAATGATCAAAGCCGTTTCCTGGTTCTTCACCATCATCGTGTTGCCGGTGACCATGACCATTTTGCTCGCCGCCTATGAAGATGAGACCAATCAATGGGTTCGTTCCCTGTTCGAGGAAGAGAAACCGGAGACGTTTCTGGAAAGCATGAAACGGTTGACGGCGGAAGGAAAACTTCCCGTGTTCGAATGCGGCCCCCTCAGAGCCACGCAGGCCGAAGTGACCAACCGTTGCGGACAACCCGTCGCATGGAAGCATTGGTGGACAGAAGACGAAAATCTCATGTCGTCGCTGTTTTATGTGTATGAGGATAAAAAAAGAAGTGTCTTGCTCACGTTCAAGAATGACCGGTTGCAGCGGCTGTTCGTGATGGACGGCGAGCATGCATCCACCTCTCTGGAGGAAATGAAACAGGTGTTCGGCAAACCTGCACAGTCCAACGAAGGCTCCAACTATGCCACGGATTCCACCTACTACGAGTACGTGATTTCCGAATACAAGCTGCAGTTCTGGTACAATCGCAAAACAGGGAAACTGGAGAATTACTCCTACGAGGACAGCCAAACGTTCCCGATGCCACCCAACATTAATGTGCCGCAATTCAAAGCAAAAGAACATCCGGTGCCCGGCAATAAGCGAATCCCGACCGGAGACGGGTTGGCGGCCGCCAGGCAGTTGCAGCGGTGGATCGCCGAGGGGGATTTGGGCAACTATGATTGCGGTCCGCTCGGAACTTCCTACCTGGAGGTGAAAACGGGCCGGTGCGGCGAGTATCACCAACATCTGATGATTTGGGAAGAAGACAACCAGCAACATGAAAAAGGGCTGTATTATGTATTCAAGGACCGGATCATCAATCTTGACTTTTACAAAGATTCCCTCACTTCCATCAGTGTCCAAGAAGAAGAAGGGAAGAATTACGGCATCACGAAAAAACAGATCAAGCGGGTCTTCGGAACCCCGCAAAGGGAGAATGATGACACCGAAACCAAAATGGGCGTAAAAGTGGAATATCTGGAATACAAGATCGGTGACAATCTGGTCTATTTCGGCTTTGATAAAGAAGGGAAACTGTATTACATCTGGATCCGGAAAAACGGATTGTACACCAAAGACGGCTTCTTGGTGCCGCCGAAGGAATAAGCGAAAAAAGGGATTCTCCGAATCGACCGGAGAATCCCTTTCTTTTTTCCGAAGCAAACCGTTTCCGGCCGGACGCGAATGGAAGCGTCTCCCGGCTGACGGATGTCGGGGAGCGTTCCGATGGCCGTCAACGCGTCACTCCGCTCCCAGACCGGTGTTGGAGCGGACAAACAGTTCCGTGTGCCGTTTTGCCGACGCCTGCTCACGGGAGAACAGGGTGCCCAGCACCGCGCCGAGGAATCCGAGCGGGACGGACAGAATCGCCGGGTTTTTCAGCGGGAAGATCGCTTGTTCGGGCTCCATCAGGTTGGGGCTGATCAGCACCAGCACCACGGAGCTGATCAATCCGGTCAAAATGCCGGTCACCGCCCCCGCGGTGTTGAAGCGCTTCCAGAACAGCGTGAACAGAATCACCGGCAGGTTGGCGCTGGCAGCCACCGCAAAGGCCAGGGCGACCAGGAAGGCGACGTTCTGGTCTTTGGAAAGCAGGGCCAGCACGATGGAGACGATGCCCACGCCGACGGAAGCCCAGCGCGCCACTTTCACCTGCTCTTCTTCGGACGCCTTGCCGCCGCGGAGGACGTTGGAGTAAAAGTCATGCGCAAACGCGCCGGCTGCGGAAATCACCAGACCGGCCACGACCGCCAGGATGGTGGCGAATGCCACGGCGGCGATGAAGGCCAGGAAGAAGTCTCCGCCGAGAGCCTGAGCCAGGAGCGGTGCGGCCATGTTGCCCGCTTTGTCCTCCGCGGCCACGGCTTCCGGTCCGACCAGCAGGGCGGCTCCGAAGCCCAGGAACGTGGTCATGATGTAGAACGAACCGATGATGAACATGGCCCAGACCACCGAGGTGCGTGCCTCTTTTGCGTTCGGAACCGTGTAGAAACGGATCAGGATGTGCGGAAGCCCGGCGGTGCCGGCGAGCAGGGCCAGACCCAGTGAAATGTTGTCCAGCGGGTTGTCGTACAGTTTGCCCGGCTCCAGGAAATCCTGTCCCAGTTTGACCGACACTTGGTTGAACATTTCGACGATGCTGAAGCCGAATTGGGAAAGAACCATCAGGCTCAGCAGGATGGTTCCGGTCATCAGGAGGACGGCCTTGACGATCTGCACCCACGTGGTGGCCAGCATGCCGCCGAACACCACATACAAAATCATCAACACCCCGATGATCACGATCGACCATTCATAATCCAGCCCGAGCAACAGTTTGATGATCCCGCCGGCACCCACCAACTGGGCGATCATGTAGAAGGTGGAGATGGCCATGGTGCTCAGCGCGGCCGCGGAGCGCACGGGTTTTTCATTCAGGCGCAGGGCCAGCATGTCTGCCAGGGTGTATTTGCCGGTGTTTCTCAGCGGCTCCGCCACGATGATCAAGACGACCAGATACGCAACGAGCCATCCGACCGAATAAAGGAAGCCGTCGTATCCGTTGAGGGCGATCAGCCCGGCGATTCCCAGGAAAGAAGCGGCGCTCATGTAATCTCCCGCGATGGCGATCCCGTTCTGCCATCCGGTGATGGAGCGACCGGCGGCATAGAAATCGGTTGTGGTCTGCGTCCGTTTGGATGCCCACCAGGTGATGGCCAGCGTCAAAAGCACGATCAACGCGAACAGGACAAAAGCGGTGTTCACTTCCGTTTCCTCCCGTGTTTTCGGATGATTTTGTCGATGATCAGGTCCAGTTTGCCGGCGTGGCGCACATACACGATGGCGAGAATCCAGGCCATGAAGAACTGGGACAGCGCGAACAGGTATGCACCGTTCATGGCACCGATCACTTTGGTGTTCAGGAAGTCAAAATACCCCGTAAACACGGGAAGGGCGAAATAGTACAGAACAAAAAACACCGTGGACGTGATGATGAACCGCTTTTTGCGCCGGATCAGCTCGCGGAATTCGGTTGAATTCGCGATCTTTTCATAGTCCGGATGCGAAGACGACACTTTCGTTGACTGCTTGGACGCTTCGGACACGTTTAGCCCCCCCAGATATCAGGAACTGAAATGAAACTGATTTCAATCAAAATATATCACAAAATGTTCTGTTATTGTTCAATATTTTGTTTAAATGAATGTTCGATTTATTTTGTTTTTTGTCATGGCTGAGGTTGATTTGCTCCCCGGCAAGTGGTGTTTACAAATGAAAAATCCTTCGGCCGAAGCCGAAGGACCATGAGCTGATTCATCATCTGATCAATAATAGTTGTTCGTCCAGGCAGATACTTTTCCCTTCACGTAGTAATCCGCCAGGTTGTCGCGAATGTCCACATAGTATGTACCCGGTTTCATGTTCGTGAAAATTTGATAGTAATAAATGGGAGGGAGATGGTTTTCCACATAAAAAGTTTTGTACGCAGTGCAGTTTCCGGTGGATGTGTTGCAAAGACGCACTTGCAAAGAATCTGCATTGGTGGAGCTTTGGGCACCGCTGGTTTTGTGAACTTTGTACAGGTCCCAAACGGAAACTTGTACGTCATTTTCACTGGTGGTCGTGGTAAAGGTCAGTTCGTATTTTCCGTCTTCCGTTCTCCAGGATGCCGGGCCGTACTCAGTGTCCGCGTAAGCCGCTGGACTGAAGACGAAGACGACGGCCATCATGAAAACGGCAGTGGCACCAGCAAGCTTTTTCAGCATGACCATCACCTCGTTGTGAAAAATTTTTGCGTTACACGGAATATTACTATATCAAATTAATATGTTATTTTCAATAACTCCAAATATTTTTTTGCAATTGCCGGTTTTGGGTGAGCATGAGCCTTGCTTGATCGGACCGTTTCCCGTTCCGCTGCCGTCGGGGAACGGTCCGGCAAATTTCGGGGGATTTTGGGTGGTTTTTTGGGGCAGGAAATCATCAAGCGGAGAACAAAATATGGAACCCATCACCGGGTTCATTCCATCCGGGTAGAGAAAAACGGAAAGAGGGGGAAAAGCGTTGCAGCCGGATGAAGTCTTGGTCAACAGTCCCGAAGGAATCGCCGCCGTCGTCACGCTTCTGATCGCCGTCTCGTACCTGTTGGACCGACGGTATCGTTTGTTCAACCGGTTGGGCACGGCCATTCTGGTGATTACGGGCGGGGCGGTACTGGTCAACCTGGGCGTCATTCCGCCCTCCATTGATATCGGCATGGGGCCGGTCAACGGCTTTTATACCTTCGCATCCGACTATTGCGTGCCGCTGGCGATTGTCTTCATCCTGATGGCCGCGGACTTGCGGGCGCTCAAGGGAGTGGGGAAACCGGCCCTGATCGCTTTCGGACTGGCTTCCTTCGGAACGGTGGCGGGCGCCGTCATCGGGGCCTGGCTGCTGAAAGATACCGTCGGAGAAGAGATGTGGAAGCTGGGCGGCCAATTTGCCGCCAGTTATATCGGTGGCGGGGTCAACTACGCGGCCGTGGGACAGGCACTTGACACGTCCGCTTCGATTTATGCCGCCGGTGCCGCCGCGGACAACATCATGACCAACGTCTGGATGGTGGCCACCGCCGTCATCCCTGTGTTGCTGGTCCGCTTTTATCCGTCCATCCGCCGGCGGGAGCAAGCCATGGCGGAACCGGCCGTGACCGGATTCATGTCCGGTGAAGCCCGCAAGATCTCGATTCACCGATTGGCGGGCCTTGTCGCGCTGGCCGTGACCGCGGTGGCGGTTTCCCAATGGCTGGCCCCTGTCGTCTCCGAGGCGCTCGGCTTTGACATCCCGGCCGTGGTCTTGTACACGACCTTTGCCTTGCTGCTATCCTGGTTCACTCCGGTGAACCGGTGGGGAGGCGGCGAAGAGTTGGGAAACCTGATGCTCCACTTTTTCTTCGCCACCATGGGTGCCGGCACGATGTTGTCCACGCTGGTGAACAAGGGTCCGGCCGTTTTCCTGTTCCTGACCGTGCTGGTGGCCGTTCACGCCCTGATTGTTTTCGGGTTTGGAAAATGGTTGAACATCGAGATCGAAACCTTGTCCGTCGCGAGCCAGGCGGCGGTCGGCGGACCGTCCACCGCCCTGGCGCTGGCCGTCTCGCAGCGCTGGACTTCGCTGGTGACTCCGGGGGTGCTCCTCGGCGTCCTGGGATATGCGATCGGGACGTACGTGGGAATCCTGTTGGCCGGAGTGCTTGAGACGTGGTTGTGAGTGTTGCTCACCCGGACGGAGTTCCCTTTATTGGTTTTGTTTGACCCGCACCGGAATTTCCCGCAGATCGGTTCCGTCGGCGTTCATGATCCAAAACCGGTACGACGGCTTCATGAACTCATCCTCGGCACTGCACATGCCGGCCACGCTTTGGTCTTCGGCGAAGATGATCCGGTCGCTCTTGTTCAGGAAGCGAAGATTTGAGACATCCGATTGCAGGTCGGTGACGGCCAGGTATTGACCGGTGCGCAGGTTCAGGATGCCGATT from Staphylospora marina includes:
- a CDS encoding DUF485 domain-containing protein, which translates into the protein MSEASKQSTKVSSSHPDYEKIANSTEFRELIRRKKRFIITSTVFFVLYYFALPVFTGYFDFLNTKVIGAMNGAYLFALSQFFMAWILAIVYVRHAGKLDLIIDKIIRKHGRKRK
- a CDS encoding DUF4309 domain-containing protein; protein product: MDDKVQEHVPLEQEKDPLNQDAEEMLENEPVIPSRKTKEESQANQRKKRMIKAVSWFFTIIVLPVTMTILLAAYEDETNQWVRSLFEEEKPETFLESMKRLTAEGKLPVFECGPLRATQAEVTNRCGQPVAWKHWWTEDENLMSSLFYVYEDKKRSVLLTFKNDRLQRLFVMDGEHASTSLEEMKQVFGKPAQSNEGSNYATDSTYYEYVISEYKLQFWYNRKTGKLENYSYEDSQTFPMPPNINVPQFKAKEHPVPGNKRIPTGDGLAAARQLQRWIAEGDLGNYDCGPLGTSYLEVKTGRCGEYHQHLMIWEEDNQQHEKGLYYVFKDRIINLDFYKDSLTSISVQEEEGKNYGITKKQIKRVFGTPQRENDDTETKMGVKVEYLEYKIGDNLVYFGFDKEGKLYYIWIRKNGLYTKDGFLVPPKE
- a CDS encoding DUF819 domain-containing protein, with protein sequence MQPDEVLVNSPEGIAAVVTLLIAVSYLLDRRYRLFNRLGTAILVITGGAVLVNLGVIPPSIDIGMGPVNGFYTFASDYCVPLAIVFILMAADLRALKGVGKPALIAFGLASFGTVAGAVIGAWLLKDTVGEEMWKLGGQFAASYIGGGVNYAAVGQALDTSASIYAAGAAADNIMTNVWMVATAVIPVLLVRFYPSIRRREQAMAEPAVTGFMSGEARKISIHRLAGLVALAVTAVAVSQWLAPVVSEALGFDIPAVVLYTTFALLLSWFTPVNRWGGGEELGNLMLHFFFATMGAGTMLSTLVNKGPAVFLFLTVLVAVHALIVFGFGKWLNIEIETLSVASQAAVGGPSTALALAVSQRWTSLVTPGVLLGVLGYAIGTYVGILLAGVLETWL
- a CDS encoding solute symporter family protein, which produces MNTAFVLFALIVLLTLAITWWASKRTQTTTDFYAAGRSITGWQNGIAIAGDYMSAASFLGIAGLIALNGYDGFLYSVGWLVAYLVVLIIVAEPLRNTGKYTLADMLALRLNEKPVRSAAALSTMAISTFYMIAQLVGAGGIIKLLLGLDYEWSIVIIGVLMILYVVFGGMLATTWVQIVKAVLLMTGTILLSLMVLSQFGFSIVEMFNQVSVKLGQDFLEPGKLYDNPLDNISLGLALLAGTAGLPHILIRFYTVPNAKEARTSVVWAMFIIGSFYIMTTFLGFGAALLVGPEAVAAEDKAGNMAAPLLAQALGGDFFLAFIAAVAFATILAVVAGLVISAAGAFAHDFYSNVLRGGKASEEEQVKVARWASVGVGIVSIVLALLSKDQNVAFLVALAFAVAASANLPVILFTLFWKRFNTAGAVTGILTGLISSVVLVLISPNLMEPEQAIFPLKNPAILSVPLGFLGAVLGTLFSREQASAKRHTELFVRSNTGLGAE